A stretch of the Bacillus anthracis str. Vollum genome encodes the following:
- a CDS encoding pyruvate, water dikinase regulatory protein, with protein sequence MDNKIVYVVSDSVGETADLVVRAAMGQFPFAPDIRRVPYVEDTGTLKEVISIAKSNQALICFTLVKPDMRQYLVTEAAKEGVEAYDIIGPLIDQIEEITGQVPRYEPGVVRRLDEEYFKKIEAIEFAVKYDDGRDARGILKADIVLIGISRTSKTPLSQYLAHNKRLKVANVPLVPEVDPPEELYQVAKEKCFGLKITPEKLNHIRKERLKSLGLSDGATYANINRIKEEIDHFENVVSKINCQVIDVSNKAIEETANIIVNAVQNQKMF encoded by the coding sequence ATGGATAATAAAATCGTATATGTCGTATCTGACTCTGTAGGAGAAACGGCTGATTTGGTTGTTCGAGCAGCAATGGGCCAATTCCCATTTGCTCCTGATATTAGACGTGTACCGTATGTAGAAGATACAGGGACATTAAAAGAAGTGATTTCGATTGCTAAGAGCAATCAAGCACTTATTTGTTTTACGTTAGTAAAGCCTGACATGCGCCAATATTTAGTGACAGAGGCTGCAAAAGAAGGTGTAGAGGCATATGATATTATCGGGCCTCTAATCGATCAAATTGAAGAAATTACAGGGCAAGTGCCGAGATATGAGCCTGGTGTTGTTCGTAGATTAGATGAAGAATACTTTAAAAAGATTGAAGCGATTGAGTTTGCTGTGAAGTATGATGATGGTAGAGATGCACGTGGTATTTTAAAAGCAGATATCGTGTTAATTGGGATTTCGCGCACATCAAAAACACCACTTTCTCAATATTTAGCTCATAACAAACGTCTGAAAGTTGCTAACGTACCACTTGTACCAGAAGTAGATCCGCCTGAAGAATTATATCAAGTGGCTAAAGAAAAATGCTTCGGTTTGAAAATTACGCCAGAAAAGTTGAATCATATCCGAAAAGAGCGATTGAAATCACTTGGACTAAGTGACGGAGCAACATATGCCAATATTAATCGTATTAAAGAAGAGATTGATCACTTTGAGAATGTAGTTAGTAAAATAAATTGTCAAGTAATTGATGTATCGAACAAAGCGATTGAAGAAACAGCTAACATTATTGTGAATGCAGTGCAAAACCAAAAAATGTTTTAG
- a CDS encoding helix-turn-helix transcriptional regulator translates to MIIIELNKRQEHIIQIVKDHGPITGESIAAQLGLTRATLRPDLAILTMAGYLEARPRVGYFYTGKTGGQLLSEAVKKIKVQDYQSRPVVIDKNVSVYDAICTMFLEDVGTLFVVDQSTLLVGVVSRKDLLRASLGKQDLTSLPVNIIMTRMPNIAMCRREDSLYDIAMELIERQIDAMPVVKDTKQGLEVIGRITKTNITRAFVNLVNNE, encoded by the coding sequence GTGATTATCATAGAGCTGAATAAAAGACAAGAACATATCATTCAGATTGTAAAAGATCACGGTCCTATTACAGGGGAGTCAATTGCTGCGCAATTGGGATTAACACGTGCAACGCTAAGGCCAGACTTAGCAATTTTAACGATGGCTGGTTATTTAGAAGCACGTCCACGCGTAGGTTATTTTTATACGGGTAAAACTGGGGGGCAGTTATTATCTGAAGCTGTTAAGAAAATTAAAGTACAAGATTATCAATCTAGACCAGTCGTAATTGATAAAAATGTATCAGTATACGATGCGATTTGTACTATGTTTTTAGAGGATGTAGGTACATTATTCGTTGTAGATCAATCGACTCTATTAGTAGGCGTTGTATCTCGTAAAGATTTATTACGAGCTAGCTTAGGAAAGCAGGATTTAACCTCACTTCCGGTTAATATTATCATGACAAGGATGCCAAACATTGCGATGTGTCGTAGAGAAGATTCTTTATATGATATTGCGATGGAATTAATAGAAAGACAGATTGATGCGATGCCAGTTGTAAAAGATACGAAACAAGGTTTAGAAGTGATTGGACGAATTACAAAAACAAATATTACACGTGCGTTTGTAAACTTAGTAAATAACGAATAA
- the recO gene encoding DNA repair protein RecO — protein MFQKVEGIVIRTTDYGETNKIVTIFSRELGKVSAMARGAKKPKSRLASVSQLMTHGHFLIQMGSGLGTLQQGEIISTMKEIREDIFLTAYASFIVELTDKATEDKKHNPYLFEMLYQTLHYMCEGVDPEVLSLIYQTKMLPVLGMRPYFDTCAICHQETDFVAFSVREGGFLCSRHAEQDQYRIPVGEAVHKLLRLFYHFDLHRLGNVSVKDSTKKQMRLVLNTYYDEYCGIYLKSRRFLEQLDKFQI, from the coding sequence ATGTTTCAAAAAGTTGAGGGCATCGTTATCCGTACGACAGATTACGGAGAAACGAACAAGATTGTTACAATATTTTCAAGAGAATTGGGTAAGGTAAGTGCAATGGCAAGAGGAGCGAAAAAACCGAAAAGTCGGTTAGCATCTGTTTCGCAACTTATGACACATGGTCATTTTCTTATTCAAATGGGATCTGGACTTGGAACTTTGCAACAAGGCGAGATTATTTCAACTATGAAAGAAATTCGCGAGGATATATTTTTAACTGCTTATGCATCATTTATTGTTGAATTAACTGATAAAGCAACAGAAGATAAAAAACATAATCCATATTTATTTGAAATGTTATATCAAACGTTGCATTATATGTGTGAGGGTGTTGATCCAGAAGTATTATCATTAATTTATCAAACGAAAATGCTTCCGGTATTAGGGATGCGCCCGTACTTTGACACATGTGCGATTTGTCATCAAGAAACAGATTTTGTCGCCTTCTCTGTTAGAGAGGGCGGTTTTCTGTGCTCACGTCATGCTGAGCAAGATCAGTATCGTATACCAGTGGGGGAAGCCGTTCATAAATTATTGCGTCTTTTCTACCACTTCGATTTACATAGACTTGGCAATGTATCAGTGAAGGATAGCACAAAAAAACAAATGCGTTTAGTATTGAATACATATTATGATGAATATTGCGGGATTTATTTGAAATCAAGACGTTTCTTAGAACAACTTGATAAGTTTCAAATATAA
- a CDS encoding YqzL family protein yields MLDFTWKFFSKTGSIETYLLLKEMEKDVNDEMDQHEEELAHLDSPIS; encoded by the coding sequence ATGCTAGATTTTACCTGGAAGTTTTTCTCCAAAACAGGAAGCATTGAGACGTATTTGCTTTTGAAAGAAATGGAAAAAGACGTAAACGATGAGATGGATCAACATGAAGAGGAGCTAGCGCATCTAGACTCTCCAATTTCTTGA
- the era gene encoding GTPase Era → MNRKGYKSGFVSIIGRPNVGKSTFLNRIIGQKIAIMSDKPQTTRNKIQGVYTENDSQVIFIDTPGIHKPKHKLGDFMVKMAQTTLKEVDIVLFMVNAVEGFGRGEEFIIEKLKETKQPVFLVINKIDQVHPEQLLELIDQYRKLHDFAEIVPISALDGNNAEALIGTIKKYLPEGPQYYPDNQVTDHPERFIIAELIREKVLHLTREEVPHSVAVVIDAIQKREGGAVYINATIVVERPSQKGIIIGKQGKMLKEVGKRARFDIEALLGSKVFLEVWVKVQKDWRNKMSQLRDLGFREDEY, encoded by the coding sequence ATGAATAGAAAAGGTTATAAATCAGGTTTTGTCTCTATTATTGGCAGACCGAATGTTGGGAAATCTACATTTTTAAATCGTATTATTGGTCAAAAAATTGCTATTATGAGTGACAAGCCACAAACAACTCGTAATAAAATTCAAGGCGTATATACAGAAAATGATTCACAAGTAATTTTCATTGATACACCAGGAATACATAAACCTAAACATAAACTAGGCGACTTCATGGTGAAGATGGCGCAAACGACATTAAAAGAAGTTGATATCGTTCTGTTTATGGTTAATGCTGTCGAAGGCTTTGGTCGTGGTGAAGAATTCATCATTGAGAAGTTAAAAGAAACGAAACAACCAGTATTTCTAGTTATTAATAAAATTGACCAAGTTCACCCAGAACAATTATTAGAGTTAATTGATCAATATCGCAAATTACATGACTTTGCAGAAATCGTACCAATTTCTGCATTAGACGGTAATAATGCGGAAGCTCTAATTGGAACAATTAAAAAGTATTTACCGGAAGGACCACAATACTACCCAGATAATCAAGTAACGGATCATCCGGAGAGATTTATTATTGCAGAGCTTATTCGTGAGAAAGTACTACATTTAACACGTGAAGAAGTGCCGCATTCTGTAGCTGTTGTTATCGATGCAATTCAAAAACGCGAGGGCGGAGCGGTTTATATCAATGCAACGATTGTTGTTGAACGTCCGTCGCAAAAAGGGATTATTATCGGAAAACAAGGGAAGATGTTAAAAGAAGTCGGTAAGCGAGCTCGTTTTGATATTGAAGCATTACTTGGTTCTAAAGTATTTTTAGAAGTATGGGTAAAAGTGCAAAAAGATTGGCGTAATAAAATGTCTCAGCTTCGTGACCTTGGTTTCCGCGAAGACGAGTATTAA
- a CDS encoding cytidine deaminase, which produces MNSKQLIQEAIEARKQAYVPYSKFQVGAALLTQDGKVYRGCNVENASYGLCNCAERTALFKAVSEGDKEFVAIAIVADTKRPVPPCGACRQVMVELCKQDTKVYLSNLHGDVQETTVGELLPGAFLAEDLHE; this is translated from the coding sequence ATGAATAGTAAACAATTAATTCAAGAAGCAATCGAAGCGCGTAAACAAGCGTACGTACCATATTCTAAATTTCAAGTAGGTGCAGCATTATTAACACAGGATGGAAAAGTATATCGTGGATGTAATGTTGAGAATGCATCATATGGTTTATGTAACTGTGCAGAAAGAACAGCTTTATTTAAGGCGGTTTCTGAAGGAGATAAAGAGTTTGTAGCTATCGCGATTGTAGCGGATACAAAGCGTCCAGTACCTCCTTGTGGAGCATGTCGACAAGTTATGGTAGAATTATGTAAACAGGATACGAAAGTATACCTATCAAATTTACATGGTGACGTTCAAGAGACAACAGTCGGAGAATTGTTACCAGGAGCATTTTTAGCGGAGGATTTACATGAATAG
- a CDS encoding diacylglycerol kinase family protein has product MKKGKLIDSFGYAIVGIFFCLRHERNMKIHYLAAVIVLCCGFYFHITKVEWMILLIVIGIVMSLEMVNTAVEKTVDLATTDIHPFAKVAKDVAAGAVLLFAIIAVIIGAIIFLPYVV; this is encoded by the coding sequence ATGAAAAAAGGAAAACTTATAGATAGTTTTGGATATGCTATAGTTGGTATATTCTTTTGTCTTCGTCATGAACGAAATATGAAAATTCATTATTTAGCCGCAGTCATTGTTTTATGCTGCGGCTTTTATTTCCATATTACGAAAGTAGAGTGGATGATATTACTTATTGTAATAGGAATTGTAATGAGTTTAGAGATGGTAAATACGGCTGTGGAAAAAACAGTAGATTTAGCGACTACTGATATACATCCATTTGCGAAAGTTGCAAAGGATGTTGCAGCGGGAGCGGTTTTATTGTTTGCGATAATAGCCGTTATAATTGGTGCTATTATCTTCTTACCGTATGTGGTATAG
- the ybeY gene encoding rRNA maturation RNase YbeY, translated as MSLLIDFIDETEEVKEEYVNLIREILGKAAQMEKIEDGAELSVTFVDNERIREINRDYRDKDQPTDVISFAMEEMGEGEMEIVGVEMPRMLGDLIISIPRAKEQAEEYGHSFDRELGFLALHGFLHLLGYDHMTEEDEKEMFGRQKEILEAFGLGR; from the coding sequence ATGAGTTTATTAATTGATTTTATTGATGAAACAGAAGAAGTGAAAGAAGAATATGTGAATTTAATTCGTGAAATATTAGGAAAAGCAGCTCAAATGGAAAAAATAGAGGATGGTGCGGAGTTATCAGTGACATTTGTAGATAACGAACGCATTCGCGAGATTAATCGTGATTACCGAGATAAGGATCAGCCTACTGATGTCATTTCTTTTGCTATGGAAGAAATGGGAGAAGGAGAAATGGAAATTGTAGGTGTAGAGATGCCACGTATGTTAGGTGACCTTATTATTTCTATTCCGAGAGCGAAAGAACAAGCTGAAGAGTATGGACATTCTTTTGATCGTGAACTTGGCTTTCTAGCGTTACATGGCTTTTTACATTTACTTGGTTATGACCACATGACAGAAGAGGATGAAAAAGAAATGTTTGGAAGACAAAAAGAAATTTTAGAAGCATTTGGATTAGGGCGATGA
- a CDS encoding HD family phosphohydrolase: protein MLRSQEISKWFRNLQHSKKLSWISYVLLGAVLFFALMNNVKPEQLDVDMYSIAKKTIHSPIKIEDKVITERKKQEAAQKVGDQYTYRSEYKQNRVDIVNDVFAKVNEVIQEMKAAGPEEQKKMTDANKLEKLKKKLPSNLTKELSDENLLYFINAEPDQLELAKNAALTSVSVIMGGNIKMSEEMAAKERFVNEMKTLNVNSGLKEAVNALGSYAITANYFYDPAVTKEKKKAEEDLVPPVYILQGQVIVREGETISSDMYNQLKLVGLLEKGNSFQPYVGLAVLIGVLLYFMHKQFEVFLQRKREDRPYILAYITILSITIVLMKIISLFQKLEYAGIAYVVPVAMGTILVKLMIGDRFVFLTSMIFSVCGSIMFNEGVTSTLNYSVGIYVLLSSLSVSIFLREKNRRTMILQAGILVSILNVVVLAALLLLRNGNFSPLEIGTQLLMASLSGIISSVLAMGILPYLESGLGIVSSMKLMELSSPNHPLLRRILLEAPGTYHHSVMVANLSEAACEAVGANGVLARVGAYYHDVGKTVQPQFFIENQMGIENPHDKLDPVTSKDIIIAHVTDGVKMLEEYHIPQEIIDIAGQHHGTTLLKYFYYKAIKEDKEKYTEEMFRYPGSKATSKESAIVGIADSVEAAVRSMNHPTPDQINNLVQSIIKDRLQDGQFSECDLTFKELQIVGKTLCETLNGIFHSRITYPEPPEEKEKE from the coding sequence ATGTTAAGATCTCAAGAAATTTCTAAGTGGTTTCGTAATTTACAACATTCGAAAAAACTAAGTTGGATTTCTTACGTTTTATTAGGAGCAGTGCTGTTTTTTGCACTTATGAATAATGTGAAACCAGAGCAATTAGATGTTGATATGTATTCTATTGCGAAAAAAACAATTCATTCTCCTATTAAAATTGAAGATAAGGTTATAACGGAAAGGAAAAAACAAGAGGCCGCTCAAAAAGTTGGGGATCAATATACATATAGAAGTGAATATAAACAAAATAGAGTAGATATTGTAAATGATGTTTTTGCTAAGGTAAATGAAGTAATTCAGGAGATGAAAGCTGCTGGACCTGAAGAGCAAAAAAAGATGACCGATGCTAATAAATTAGAAAAGTTGAAGAAGAAGTTGCCATCTAATTTAACAAAGGAATTATCTGATGAAAATTTATTGTACTTTATTAATGCAGAACCAGATCAATTAGAATTAGCAAAGAATGCGGCTTTAACGTCTGTTAGTGTTATTATGGGTGGAAATATTAAAATGTCCGAAGAAATGGCAGCGAAAGAGCGATTTGTTAATGAAATGAAAACCCTTAATGTGAATAGCGGATTGAAGGAAGCTGTTAATGCGTTAGGATCATATGCGATTACAGCAAATTATTTTTATGATCCAGCTGTAACGAAAGAGAAGAAGAAAGCGGAAGAAGATTTAGTTCCACCTGTTTATATTCTTCAAGGACAAGTTATTGTTAGAGAAGGTGAAACAATTTCAAGTGATATGTATAATCAGTTGAAATTGGTCGGTTTATTAGAGAAAGGTAATAGTTTTCAGCCTTATGTTGGATTAGCTGTGCTTATTGGTGTGTTACTATACTTTATGCATAAGCAGTTTGAAGTATTTTTACAGCGGAAAAGAGAAGATAGACCGTACATTTTAGCGTATATCACAATTTTGTCTATCACGATTGTTTTAATGAAAATTATTAGTTTGTTTCAAAAGCTTGAATATGCAGGAATTGCGTATGTTGTCCCAGTTGCGATGGGAACAATACTTGTAAAACTAATGATTGGCGATCGATTTGTATTTTTAACAAGTATGATTTTTTCTGTGTGCGGAAGTATTATGTTTAATGAAGGAGTAACAAGTACACTAAATTATAGTGTAGGTATTTATGTGTTATTAAGTTCATTATCAGTGAGTATTTTCTTAAGAGAAAAAAATCGTCGTACGATGATCTTACAAGCTGGTATACTCGTTTCTATCTTAAATGTAGTCGTCTTGGCGGCGTTATTATTATTACGCAATGGGAATTTTTCACCTCTTGAAATTGGTACGCAATTATTAATGGCTTCCCTTTCAGGCATTATCTCATCCGTTTTGGCTATGGGAATATTACCATATTTAGAAAGTGGACTTGGAATTGTATCAAGTATGAAGCTTATGGAATTATCAAGTCCAAATCATCCGCTTTTGCGTAGAATTTTGTTAGAAGCGCCAGGAACATATCACCATAGTGTAATGGTAGCTAATCTTTCTGAGGCAGCTTGTGAAGCGGTTGGAGCAAATGGTGTATTAGCGCGTGTAGGGGCGTATTATCATGATGTAGGAAAAACAGTACAACCGCAATTCTTTATTGAAAACCAGATGGGAATTGAAAATCCACATGATAAATTAGATCCTGTGACGAGTAAAGATATTATTATTGCTCATGTAACCGATGGAGTAAAAATGCTCGAAGAATACCATATTCCACAAGAAATTATCGATATCGCTGGACAACACCATGGTACAACGCTCCTTAAATATTTTTATTATAAGGCGATTAAAGAAGATAAAGAAAAATATACAGAAGAGATGTTCCGTTATCCGGGATCAAAAGCAACTTCTAAAGAATCGGCAATCGTTGGTATCGCGGATAGTGTTGAGGCGGCGGTACGTTCTATGAATCACCCAACGCCAGATCAAATTAATAATTTAGTGCAAAGTATTATTAAAGATCGTTTGCAAGATGGGCAATTTAGTGAATGTGATTTGACATTTAAGGAACTACAAATCGTTGGAAAAACGTTATGTGAAACGTTAAATGGTATTTTCCATTCGCGTATTACATATCCGGAGCCACCGGAAGAGAAGGAGAAAGAATGA
- a CDS encoding PhoH family protein: MAEQLVEMNQQLENTNEAIALFGVNDAHLKVIERELNVSIITRGETVHVSGAVETVTLVEKILQQLLVVIRKGVSITERDVAYAIQLAQQGKIAQFEELYEEEIFKTAKGKSIRVKTMGQRRYIHAMKKNDIVFGIGPAGTGKTYLAVVMAVRALKQGYVKKIILTRPAVEAGESLGFLPGDLKEKVDPYLRPLYDALHDILGQEYTQRMMERGVIEIAPLAYMRGRTLDDSFVILDEAQNTTGAQIKMFLTRLGFSSKMVITGDPSQVDLPKGVKSGLTLASNILSGVSGLSFITLEQTDVVRHPLVQRIIEAYDKME; encoded by the coding sequence ATGGCAGAACAATTAGTAGAAATGAACCAACAATTGGAAAATACTAACGAAGCAATCGCTCTTTTTGGAGTCAATGATGCTCATTTGAAAGTAATTGAACGGGAACTGAATGTATCGATTATAACTAGAGGTGAAACTGTTCATGTATCTGGAGCAGTTGAAACTGTGACACTCGTAGAAAAAATCTTACAGCAATTACTTGTTGTTATTCGAAAAGGTGTATCAATTACAGAAAGAGATGTTGCGTATGCAATTCAGCTCGCACAACAAGGGAAAATTGCTCAATTTGAAGAGTTATATGAAGAAGAAATCTTTAAAACGGCAAAAGGTAAATCCATTCGTGTAAAAACAATGGGACAGAGAAGATATATTCATGCAATGAAGAAAAATGATATTGTATTTGGAATAGGACCTGCGGGGACTGGGAAAACATATTTAGCTGTAGTAATGGCTGTAAGAGCTTTAAAGCAAGGGTATGTAAAGAAAATCATTTTAACGAGGCCAGCTGTAGAAGCTGGAGAAAGTTTAGGGTTTTTACCGGGTGATTTGAAAGAGAAGGTAGATCCGTACTTGCGTCCATTGTATGATGCTCTGCACGATATTCTTGGACAAGAATATACGCAGCGTATGATGGAGAGAGGTGTAATTGAAATCGCGCCTCTTGCTTATATGAGAGGGCGTACGCTCGATGATTCGTTTGTTATTTTAGATGAAGCACAAAATACAACAGGCGCACAAATAAAAATGTTTTTAACTAGATTAGGTTTTAGTTCTAAAATGGTTATTACGGGGGATCCTTCACAAGTAGACTTACCAAAAGGGGTAAAATCAGGGCTTACGCTAGCTTCTAACATTTTATCTGGTGTATCAGGTCTTTCGTTCATTACATTAGAACAAACGGACGTTGTAAGGCATCCACTGGTGCAACGTATTATTGAGGCATATGATAAAATGGAATGA
- the yqfD gene encoding sporulation protein YqfD produces MKNKWFIKWLGYVKVRIEGRGAERFVNECVRRKLLVWDVKKIADETLVFCMLLRDVKKIKPIYRKNECKLYFIGRYGFPFWNKRLIKNSGFLIGFLIFFFGMIALSNMVWKIEITGAKPETEYILMKELDKMGIKKGKLQFQMPSVEDVQRHLTDNINAITWAGLEIRGTTYHFKIVEKNEPKKEKEQKPQNLVAKKEAIVTKTFVEVGKPVVLKNDHVEKGQLLVSGIYGNEESPTIVSAKGIVYGETWYTSEVNVPLKTQFQVYTGNTYNEHYLKFGSAKIKIWGFQHDKYKRSRTENVKHDVKLFDFTLPIAYEKDIVREEEEANREYTEKQAMKVAKEMAEKELKKKLDEHAMIVSDKILSKEVEADQLKVTLHYTVIENIAEPQPISESDIQGD; encoded by the coding sequence ATGAAAAATAAATGGTTTATAAAGTGGCTTGGATATGTAAAGGTACGAATTGAAGGTAGAGGAGCGGAACGGTTCGTTAACGAATGTGTGCGTAGGAAATTATTAGTTTGGGACGTTAAGAAAATTGCTGATGAAACGTTAGTTTTTTGTATGCTATTACGAGATGTGAAAAAAATAAAGCCGATTTATAGAAAAAATGAGTGTAAACTATATTTTATTGGGCGTTACGGTTTTCCTTTTTGGAATAAGCGCTTAATTAAGAACAGTGGATTCTTAATTGGATTTTTAATTTTCTTCTTTGGTATGATTGCATTATCAAATATGGTTTGGAAAATTGAAATTACAGGTGCAAAACCTGAAACAGAATATATATTGATGAAAGAATTGGACAAAATGGGTATTAAAAAGGGGAAATTACAATTTCAAATGCCTAGTGTAGAGGATGTACAACGTCATTTGACAGATAATATTAATGCAATTACTTGGGCGGGACTAGAAATAAGAGGAACGACATATCATTTTAAAATTGTTGAAAAAAACGAGCCGAAAAAAGAAAAGGAACAAAAGCCGCAAAATTTAGTAGCAAAAAAAGAAGCGATTGTTACAAAAACATTTGTTGAAGTAGGAAAACCAGTAGTGCTAAAAAATGATCATGTAGAAAAAGGGCAGCTTCTCGTATCAGGGATATATGGTAATGAGGAAAGTCCGACGATTGTTTCGGCGAAAGGTATTGTATATGGAGAAACGTGGTACACATCTGAGGTGAATGTACCACTCAAGACGCAATTTCAAGTATATACTGGTAATACTTATAATGAGCACTACCTTAAATTTGGGAGTGCGAAAATAAAAATATGGGGATTTCAACATGATAAGTATAAACGCTCTCGTACGGAAAATGTAAAGCATGATGTGAAATTATTTGATTTTACACTACCGATTGCATACGAAAAAGATATAGTGCGAGAAGAGGAAGAAGCAAACCGGGAATATACAGAAAAACAGGCAATGAAAGTAGCAAAAGAGATGGCCGAAAAAGAACTAAAGAAAAAATTGGATGAACATGCTATGATTGTAAGTGATAAGATTTTGAGTAAAGAGGTTGAGGCGGATCAATTAAAAGTCACATTGCATTATACTGTGATTGAAAATATTGCAGAACCACAACCAATATCCGAATCCGATATTCAAGGAGACTGA
- the yqfC gene encoding sporulation protein YqfC: MKKLEQMKNWLTKQIDLPVDVLMDLPRITLVGQVHIYIENHRGLLVFSDKEVRLLLKHGQLLIKGQSFVIKTILPEELLLEGIIEQVTFLEDEQKEK, translated from the coding sequence ATGAAAAAATTAGAACAAATGAAGAATTGGTTAACGAAGCAAATAGACCTGCCAGTGGATGTGCTAATGGATCTACCTCGGATCACGCTTGTTGGGCAAGTGCATATCTATATAGAAAATCATCGAGGTTTATTAGTGTTTTCAGATAAAGAAGTAAGATTGTTGTTAAAGCATGGTCAGCTATTAATTAAGGGGCAGTCCTTTGTTATTAAAACAATCCTTCCGGAAGAACTTTTGCTTGAAGGGATAATTGAGCAAGTGACGTTTTTAGAAGACGAACAGAAAGAGAAGTAA
- a CDS encoding GatB/YqeY domain-containing protein, with amino-acid sequence MSLLGRLNDDMKQAMKNKQKEKLTVIRMVKAALQNEGIKLQHTLTEEEELTVLAREVKQHKDSLLEFKKAGREDLVNKLQSEIQILSAYLPEQLTEEELVDIIKQVISEVGATSKADMGKVMTAVMPKVKGKTDGSLVNKLVIQLLA; translated from the coding sequence ATGAGTCTTCTCGGTCGTTTAAACGATGATATGAAACAAGCGATGAAGAATAAACAAAAAGAAAAATTAACCGTCATTCGTATGGTTAAGGCTGCTTTACAAAATGAAGGTATTAAACTACAGCATACTCTTACTGAAGAAGAGGAACTAACAGTTTTAGCTCGTGAAGTAAAACAGCATAAGGACTCCCTCCTTGAATTTAAAAAAGCTGGTCGTGAAGACCTTGTTAATAAACTGCAAAGTGAAATTCAGATTTTAAGCGCATATTTGCCGGAGCAATTAACAGAAGAAGAGCTAGTTGATATAATCAAGCAAGTTATTTCTGAAGTTGGTGCGACTTCTAAAGCAGATATGGGTAAGGTGATGACTGCTGTTATGCCGAAAGTAAAAGGTAAAACAGACGGATCACTTGTGAATAAGCTGGTTATCCAGCTATTAGCATAA
- the rpsU gene encoding 30S ribosomal protein S21, with amino-acid sequence MSKTVVRKNESLEDALRRFKRSVSKTGTLAEARKREFYEKPSVKRKKKSEAARKRKF; translated from the coding sequence ATGTCAAAAACAGTCGTTCGTAAAAACGAGTCTTTGGAGGATGCACTTCGCCGTTTTAAAAGATCGGTTTCTAAAACTGGTACACTTGCTGAAGCAAGAAAGCGCGAGTTTTATGAAAAACCAAGTGTAAAACGTAAGAAGAAATCTGAAGCGGCAAGAAAGCGTAAATTCTAA